The Spirulina subsalsa PCC 9445 region TGGTGAATACCAGGATCGGTTTCGGGTCAAACTGCCTTACTCGTAGAGCCATGCGCTCTTCAAGAATACTTCTCAGATGATGTTGATACCAGCCAATGAAGTCACCGCCAATGATGCGACAATGCCATTCTTCTTCATCGGAGAGGGTGTTTCGCCGAGGGATCGGGTTGCATCGATACTTTTCTTGTATGAAAGATTTAAGTGTAGTCAACCATTCTTGTTTATTCATTTCGTCACCTGACAATTTTATTGTCTATTGTCTGCAATAAACCGTCCCAGCAAGCTAACTATTGATTAGGCAGCGATTAGGAACTCAACATACCTAAAATTTGGGGATCTGAAGTCTCCATAACCAAGCCTTAGCAGGACTTTAGCACATCAATATTGAGATGTCAAAAATTTCTAGATCTAGCATATACAAAACTTTATATTTCACTAAAACCCTTAACTGGCAAGGGTTTTAGTCCTTAAAAAGGTTAATGTTATACAGAATCAAGCAGATATGCACTTTAGCCTTAAAGAGGTATAAGCCTTCGCTGACAAGAGTTATAGTGCTAGAATAACAGAGTGTCATGCTGCATCTGTTTCCATGGAATCCCTGCCCCCAGATCCTCCCAAGCGAAAACTGTTAGATCAAGTCCGCGATGCCATCAGACTAAAACACTATAGCTACCGCACTGAACAAAGCTATGTAGCCTGGATTCGTCGCTATATCCTTTTTCATAACAAACGCCACCCTAAAGATATGGGGTCACTAGAGGTTGAGACCTTCCTCACCCATCTTGCAGTTACAGAAAACGTTGCTGCATCTACCCAAAACCAAGCATTGAGCGCTCTTTTGTTTCTCTATCGCTATGTGCTTGAACAACCCCTAGAGCAGAATATTGATGCCATTCGCGCTAAACGTTCCAAGCACTTGCCCACTGTTCTGACTGTTTCAGAAGTACAAAAACTCTTGGGTGTAATGACAGGCACACCTCAATTAGTGGCTGAAATACTCTATGGAGCAGGGCTACGCCTCAATGAAGGATTACGCCTACGGGTGAAAGATGTTGACTTTCACCAACAGCAAATTATTGTGAGAGATACCAAGGGCAATCAAGATCGAATCACGGTTCTCCCCCAACGAGTCATCGAGCGGCTCCAAGCTCATCTAGTTTTGGTCAAACACCAACATCAGCAGGATCTGAACCAAGGTTATGGTCAGGTTTATCTCCCCTATGCCTTAGAACGTAAATATCCCAATGCTGATCGCGATTGGGTTTGGCAATATATTTTTCCCGCTAGTACCCGATCTAAAGACCCTCGCAGTGGCATTGTCCGTCGTCATCACTTGCATGAAAGCGTAATTCAAAAGGCAGTTAAAGCTGGAATCCGGCAAGTAGGGATTGATAAAAAAGCAAGCTGTCATACCTTTCGCCATAGCTTTGCGACTCATCTACTTCAAAATGGTTATGACATCCGTACTGTACAGGAATTACTGGGTCACAAAGATGTGAAAACGACAATGATCTACACCCATGTACTGAATCAAGGAGGCAAGGGAGTGATTAGTCCACTTGATCATATACACCCCAGTCTGTAGTCTCTGTTTAGCGTGGGAAGCGGCTAATTCTGAAACCCATGAGGAGGCTGTAATTCTCTAAAGGGAAAATGGAGCGACAATCCTTGAGGGTTTGCTTAGGTAATCAGCGTAGGACGATAGTGCCATCACCGCCAGAGTGGGCGATCGCCTCCCCATCCCGATCCAGTGCCATCACCCGCACATCAGGCGCACCCGCTAAAATTAAAGCCGTATGACCTCCCCCCCCCACAGTGGCATCTAGATAATATCCCCCCGCCTTAACATCTAAGCCAGTGATTAACTCTTGACTCAACACGGGAATATGGACAAACGAGGGAGAGGAACTAGACATGATCGAGGTAACAGGTAACTTGTCCCCATTATCGTTCAAGGTTGCCCCTTCCTTCTATCCCGTCTTCCCTCCTCCCTCATTCAACGGTGATTTTGCCTCGAAAGACCACATACTGATAAATGTTGTAGAACAACATCACCGGAATTAAAGCCCCAATGAAAATAATCATAATCACTAACGAACTCGGGGCGGCGGCCGCTTGGTAAATGGTGATCGAGTTGGGAATAATGTAAGGGAAGATGACTAAAGCCAGCCCAATAAAGGTTAACAAGAACAGGAGAATCGTCCAGACTAAAGGTAGGGCTTCTTTCTTCTTCTCCAAACTCTGCCAAAGTTGCCAGATTAAGAGAATCCCTAACAGGGGGATGAGGGCGAAGATATAAATGAGCGGTTGGGAGAATAAACGCGATCGCGCCGATTCATAGACAATTGGAGTCACAATAGTAATCACAATCGCCCCGATTAAAGTCGTTAAAGCCGCAAGTTTAGCCGTTTTGTAATGGGTTTGCTGTAGTTCTCCCTCCGTCCTCCAAATTAAATAGGTAGACCCAATCAAAACATAACCCTGCACCAACGTTAACGCCACGACTACCGAGGGGAAACGCAACCAATCCCAACTCCCCCCAATAAAGTGACCCGAGGCATCCACTTGAATCCCTTCTAAAACCCCTCCCAACGCAAAACCTTGTCCCAAAGCCGCCAGAAAACTCCCCAAACCAAAGGCAATATTCCAAAACCATTTCCGGTTCGCCTGTTCCCGAAATTCAAAAGCCACCGCCCGAAAAATCAGACCAAAAATCATGATAAACACGGGGATATAGAGAGCTTGTAAAATCGTCCCATAGGCTAAAGGAAACGCCCCAAACAGACTTCCGCCCATCAAAATGAGCCAGGTTTCATTGGCATCCCAAATATTGCTTAAACTGGTCATTAAGATACTACGACGTTCTTCACTAGAGGAAGTGAGGGATAAAATCCCAACCCCTAAATCAAAACCATCTAGCATCACATAAAGGAACAAAAACAACGCCAAAATTCCAAACCACACCTGGGGCAATAAATAATCTAATGTTTCCATCGGTTTTGAGGTGAAATACTATTTTTTATCAACTTAGGAATAACCCGTTAATCGTCAGTCGTTAACAACAGACTGCGGGCTGATAACTAATGAGAGATGGTGCGTCAGTAAGATCCGAGTTCGGCGTAATGTCACCGGAGTTATTCCGTTTGACACACCCTTGATT contains the following coding sequences:
- a CDS encoding integron integrase, whose amino-acid sequence is MESLPPDPPKRKLLDQVRDAIRLKHYSYRTEQSYVAWIRRYILFHNKRHPKDMGSLEVETFLTHLAVTENVAASTQNQALSALLFLYRYVLEQPLEQNIDAIRAKRSKHLPTVLTVSEVQKLLGVMTGTPQLVAEILYGAGLRLNEGLRLRVKDVDFHQQQIIVRDTKGNQDRITVLPQRVIERLQAHLVLVKHQHQQDLNQGYGQVYLPYALERKYPNADRDWVWQYIFPASTRSKDPRSGIVRRHHLHESVIQKAVKAGIRQVGIDKKASCHTFRHSFATHLLQNGYDIRTVQELLGHKDVKTTMIYTHVLNQGGKGVISPLDHIHPSL
- the cydB gene encoding cytochrome d ubiquinol oxidase subunit II codes for the protein METLDYLLPQVWFGILALFLFLYVMLDGFDLGVGILSLTSSSEERRSILMTSLSNIWDANETWLILMGGSLFGAFPLAYGTILQALYIPVFIMIFGLIFRAVAFEFREQANRKWFWNIAFGLGSFLAALGQGFALGGVLEGIQVDASGHFIGGSWDWLRFPSVVVALTLVQGYVLIGSTYLIWRTEGELQQTHYKTAKLAALTTLIGAIVITIVTPIVYESARSRLFSQPLIYIFALIPLLGILLIWQLWQSLEKKKEALPLVWTILLFLLTFIGLALVIFPYIIPNSITIYQAAAAPSSLVIMIIFIGALIPVMLFYNIYQYVVFRGKITVE